In Nocardia asteroides, the following proteins share a genomic window:
- a CDS encoding NCS2 family permease, which produces MASDVVTRARRRVDGYFGVTSSGSTFKREAMAGTITFLAMSYVLAVNPSILGDEGALGDKGIPMQAVFTATAVAAIFGTLVMGIWAKYPIALAPGMGLNAFFAYTVVLSMGIPWQVALSGTLLSGIIFFILAITKVRERILNAIPLQMKFAVGAGIGLFVAFLGLKNAGIVVNSDATLVTLGDFTKGTTLLALFGLAVTVTFLVVGWHGAVLYGIVATTILGMVTGLVGIPDGIAELPKGLDQTFGQAIIHLPDAFTGQMIVVVLTMLFVDFFDASGTLIGVANQAGLLNKDGTLARARSAMAADSVGTTAGAIIGTSTTTAYVESTAGVSAGGRTGVTAVTTAGWFVVAMFCYPIFSVIAGSAEVTAPALIVVGVLMARSLGEIDWQHLEYSVPAFLTVIMMPLTYSIANGLAMGMIFYPVVMVARGRIKEVHPAMWALMVLFLAYFFFLVE; this is translated from the coding sequence ATGGCCAGCGATGTCGTAACCCGCGCCCGACGGCGCGTCGACGGATACTTCGGTGTCACGTCGAGCGGGTCCACCTTCAAGCGCGAGGCGATGGCGGGCACGATCACGTTCCTGGCGATGTCCTATGTGCTGGCGGTGAATCCGTCGATCCTCGGCGACGAGGGCGCGCTGGGCGACAAGGGCATTCCGATGCAGGCGGTGTTCACCGCCACCGCGGTGGCCGCGATCTTCGGCACGCTGGTCATGGGCATCTGGGCGAAGTACCCGATCGCGCTCGCGCCGGGCATGGGCCTCAACGCGTTCTTCGCCTACACCGTGGTGCTCAGCATGGGTATCCCGTGGCAGGTCGCCCTGTCGGGGACCCTGCTGTCGGGCATCATCTTCTTCATCCTGGCGATCACCAAGGTCCGCGAGCGCATCCTCAACGCCATTCCATTGCAGATGAAGTTCGCCGTCGGCGCGGGCATCGGCCTGTTCGTGGCGTTCCTCGGGCTCAAGAACGCCGGCATCGTGGTCAACAGCGACGCCACCCTGGTCACCCTCGGCGATTTCACCAAGGGCACCACGCTGCTGGCGCTGTTCGGGCTGGCGGTGACGGTGACCTTCCTGGTGGTCGGCTGGCACGGCGCGGTGCTCTACGGCATCGTCGCGACCACGATCCTGGGCATGGTGACCGGGCTCGTCGGCATCCCCGACGGCATCGCCGAACTGCCCAAGGGCCTGGATCAGACCTTCGGCCAGGCGATCATCCACCTGCCGGACGCGTTCACCGGGCAGATGATCGTGGTGGTCCTCACCATGCTGTTCGTCGACTTCTTCGACGCCTCGGGCACGCTGATCGGCGTCGCCAACCAGGCGGGTCTGCTCAACAAGGACGGCACGCTGGCGCGGGCGCGCAGCGCGATGGCGGCCGACTCGGTCGGCACCACGGCGGGCGCGATCATCGGTACCTCCACCACCACGGCCTATGTGGAATCGACCGCGGGTGTGTCGGCGGGCGGCCGGACCGGTGTCACCGCGGTGACCACGGCGGGCTGGTTCGTGGTCGCGATGTTCTGCTATCCGATCTTCTCGGTGATCGCCGGTTCGGCCGAGGTGACAGCGCCCGCGCTGATCGTGGTCGGCGTGCTGATGGCGCGCTCGCTGGGCGAGATCGACTGGCAGCACCTCGAATACTCGGTGCCCGCGTTCCTCACCGTGATCATGATGCCGCTGACCTATTCGATCGCGAACGGCCTGGCCATGGGCATGATCTTCTACCCGGTGGTGATGGTGGCGCGGGGCCGGATCAAGGAAGTGCACCCGGCCATGTGGGCGCTGATGGTGCTGTTCCTCGCGTACTTCTTCTTCTTGGTCGAGTAG